GGAGGAGGAAGAGACACATTTCTAAAGATACGAGCATTACGCTCCCGCCACAAACCGTAGATTATCACCTGCAAAATCAGCTTGAAAATCACTTTAACCTGAGAGGAATAAGGATCTTGAAACTGTGAGGACATAAGCACTGCTGCTTGGAGATGAGCAGGAGGTGATGAGATAAAAAGCCTACAGAACTTGTTCCATATCTGAACCGCGAACGGACAGTCAAAGAACAGACGGTTGTGGGATTCAAGACCATCAGCACAAAGAACACAAGAATCCGGCACTTGTAAACCCCAAGACAATAATCGATCTCTTGTTGGTAATCTAGCCAACATAGACAGCCATGTAATAAAGGAACAACGAGGAATTTCCTCCTTGAACCACACCACTTCAAACCAAGAAACAGTTGGAGAAGTAACTCGCAACCTGTCCCAAGTAAAACGAGTTGAAAACTCAGAAGTAAAACCACCAGATTGACCCCTCAAGCGGTAGGTATCAGAACAATTGGAAGGAGAAGGGACACTAGTGGTTGACAAGACAACCTGTAACATGACCGCTTCTTCTGAACGGGCTGATGGAAAGAACCAGTTACAATTTACAACTGCCTCAGATACAGAAGCAGAGATAGGAATCTGGAGTTGGCGGGTGCCTGATGAGCCAAACATAGTGCTTAAAGGACCCAATTCTGTCCAGTAATCATACCAGAAGGATGCATATTGACCATCACCCACAATACATCTAAGAAACTGGGGTATGAGATTCTTGAGCTGCAACATACCACGTATTGTAGGAGAAAAACGTTGAGAGTCTCGTACAAGCCAATAATTTTGATCACGAAACCGGTTATGGGACAGCCACGCAACCCATAAAGATCCGGAGTTAGAGAAGAAGTTCCACAGTCTCTTCAGTCTAAAAACCAAGTCATAATCTTCAAGCTGCCTGAGGCCAAGACCCCCCTCCGTTTTCGGCCTACATATATCAGCCCAAGAAACTCGGGCTCCAACAGAGGAAGAAGTAGAATTCTTCCAAAGGAACGATGCACACAGGGAATCCACCTTTGCGTAGAACCGCTTAGGGAGGATGAATACCGAACTCCAAAAGTTCACCATACCATAGATGACAGAGTATATGAGCTTCACTTTCCCCGCAAAAGAGAGACATTTAACAGTCCATGAATGAAGCTTAGAAGTGATTCTCTCTAGAAAAGGTTGGAGAGTAGCCATGTTTATCTTTTTTGGGTCTAACAGAAGCCCCAAATACCTCGTTGGAAAGGTCCCTCTCCGAAAACCCAATAAGTCAGCCATGACCGATGCTTGAATATCAGGATATCCTCCAAAAAAGATCTCAGACTTAGCATTATTCATATCCAAACCAGACCAAGATTTGAAGGTAGCCATAACTGATTTAATACCATTGATAGAAAACCGAGAGCCATCAGAGAAAACCAATAAATCATCCGCAAAAAGCAAGTGAGTAAGACGGGGAGTGGAACATAATGGATGCAGCCGAAAGGAGTTATGTAGCTCAGCTCTGTTCAATAACCTAGAAAGGACTTCCATAACCATTATAAACAGGTAAGGAGAGATAGAGTCACCTTGCCTTAACCCTTTCTTTCCTTGGAAAAACCCAGCCAGCTCTCCATTTATAGCGACTGAAAACCTCGGGGAGGAGATACATTCTCTAACCCAAGTAGTAAACATCTGCGAAAAACCTTGAGCTTGGAGAAGCTTGATGATGAAGTCCCAACAAACGGTATCAAAAGCCTTTCGAATATCCACTTTCAGCATGTCACTCTTCAAACAAGTATTTTTGTTATAGTCCCTGATCAATTCCGAGGCTAGCAGAACGTTTTCACCTAAGCTCCTACCCTTCAAGAAAGCTGCTTGGTTTGGGCTAACACATTTCTTAAGGATCGGTTTCAGCCTATTAGCAATTATCTTAGAGATAACCTTGTAAACCACATTGCAGCAACTGATAGGCCTATAGTCACCAAGGGAGCATGCTTCTGGTTTTTAGGAATCAAAGCGATGGATGTTGTGTTCAAGTCTTTTAAACCACATTGCAGCAACTGATAGGCCTATAGTCACCAAGGGAGCACGCTTCTGGTTTTTTAGGAATCAAAGCGATGGATGTTGTGTTCAAGTCTTTGAGAAATTTCTCAACCCTGAAGAATTCACCCACTGCAGCGACTACATCACTCCCCACAGTGTCCCAAGAGGTTCTAATGAACTCCACAGAATAATCATCAGGTCATGGGCTCTTGTTTAGCGGCATAGAGAAAATGGTTCCCTTGATTTCGCACTCGAGAACATATCTGCAGAGATAAGCTTTTTCCAAATCAGAACACCGGAAGGGAAGAAGATCCTGAATATCCGAGAGAGATATCTTAGCTCAAACAAGTTCACTTGGGAGATTCCATCTTCATTTGCAAAACTGATTAGCTTAAGAAACTTGTTACTATCCTCATTTAAACAAGTTATATTTTTCTAATCTCGTAGACACATTGTGATTCTGTTTTCTTCTTGGTACTTTACACATGCACGCATATAAGTGACAACCATTTCAAAGGAACAATTCCATATTTCATCGAGAAGTGGAAAGAACTCAAGTATATGTAAGACCTTTTTTTTTTAAGTCTTTTTGTCTATTTTACCATTCATCTCATCTAATGACTATGATTGCCTGAATGTTTGTATGATTTTGGGTTCTCCATTCAAGTGACTTGGCTGGACCAATGCATACTTCTATGGTTACTTACGTATAAACAAAACGACCATATAAAGAATGCTACAAATATCATATTAACATTGATAAAATAGTAAAAGTATAACTTATGAATAATTTAATATATAAAATTTAAAATATGATTAGTTATCTCTGAGACATTATTCAAGAAGTGATTTCCATGTGTCATTACCACAATGATTTTGATAGAAAAATAATGACATGACGTATAAACAATGATGACATAGCTTAAAAACTAATTGTGACATTGACATTTACATGTTGATTTATATTGTCATAAGTTTTTAAAAATATGATGATAACTCATAGATCATCAATACTATAATAATAATTAACAAAAAATATAATAGTTGAAATACAAATATAATAACATTTTACAATTTCAAAATATTATTTAATTCAATTTTTGTAATTATATAATTTTTATTGCTAAAAAAATATTTAAAATTTTATGCAAGTTTTTTTTTTAATTGTAATTTTCTAATCCCAATAACACTGGGAAAATTTCATCTTCATTTGCAAAACTGATCAGCTTGAGAAACATGTTACTATCCTCATTTAAACTAGTTATATATTTCTAATCTTGTAGACCCACTTTGATTCTGATTTTGTTCCTTAGTACTTTAAACAATGCATATAAGTGACAACCATTTCAAATGAACAATTCCAGATTTCATTGAGAAGTGGAAAGAACTTAAGTATATGTAAGACCGTTTAATTTTTTTAGTCCTTTGCTTATTTTACTTTTTTTCTCATCTAATGCTTATGACTGTTTGAATGTTTGTATGATTTAGGGTTCTCCATCCGTGTGTAATTTGTTTCAGCTTGCTGTAAATCTGCATTCATAAAGTAGTATTAAGAAACCGATGGTTCTCTTTGACCAGAATCCAAGAAACAGAGGTGATCTAAGTTTTGGTGAATCCAAGAAACAGAGGTGATCTAAGTTTTGGTGAATATATAGAAGAGAGAAACATCAATCAAACAAAACATATTTTGCCATTTTACACTAAAATTTTATGATTGCTGTAATTTTTATGTACAAAAAGGGTGTTTCAGACGATGTCTCTTTCAGGACAAAGCATGTTTCAGGTTCTTCTCGGTCTCTTATGTAAAAAATAATTAATCAGGTTTTGATCGGCTTCCATTCCGCAACTCTTATTGATTCAACAAAGAATCTTCTTTGGCATTCACGTCCTCTATTCTCCAGTTCCGTTCTATGCTCTTTGGGTCTGCCGTTGAAAAGTGTAAGATCTTGTTATGGAACTTGGTCAACGTCTGCCGATGGCCAATGCTTATGTATGTAATCCCAGCTGACTGGATTTGCTGGTAGAGGTGTGCCTACGCACGCATCATGAGAAATGAATTGGCACTGTTACATACGAGATATTATTCTAAAAATGAGAGGAGAAAGCACCCAAGTAAGTACCTCATTAGCTTCATCCAAAGCACTGGTGGATTCATCAAGGAGAGCTAGCTTCGGCTGACACAATAATAACCGTGCAAAGGCAAGGCGCTGCTGCTCGCCCAGTGAGAGCACACTGGACCACTCATGAAACGAATCAAGACCACCAAAGCGATCCACTATATGTCCAAGACGAACATTCTTTAGCGTCCGCATCAGATCATCTGTTGTTGGCTTCTTAAGCTCATCCATTCCATCGTCTCTTTCACTGCCACCATCCATAGTAGTAGTAGTAGTCCAGGCAGGATAAAGCAATTGCTGACGCAGAGTTCCTAGAACCATATAAGGCCTTTGTGGAAGGAATAAAACGTCTCCCGGACTTGTATTAACTGAATTTTCCAGAGTTTGAGGATTGAGGTAGAAGGTGATTCTTCCTTTCCCTGACCTCCAAAGACCAGCCATTGCTCTTAGGAGAGAAGTTTTACCACTCCCACTAGGACCCATTATCTGTTAAAATATGCCATTTAATACCTACCTTATTTTAGCATCTATGCTTGAAACCAGAAAATAGTCAGTCAAAAAAGGTGAAAACTTAACCAGTAGATGATCCTTGTCATATATATGTGCAGTCAAGTTGTGAACTAATGTGGTTCCATTCGTTGGTGTCTGAAGAGTGAGCTCCTGGATCTCCAGAAGCTTTTGGTTCTCAGGTCGAGACTGGAGTGAAGAACCATTGGAATCTACTAGCAAAGAAGACCTCCCCGCACTCTGATACGTCAGCTCAATCTCGTCCATGGTGTGAGAGGTGATGTTGTTATCCAAAAGCTCATCAAATTCACCTGAGTTGTAAACAAGTCTTTGATATGGTTAGATGCGTAAAAAGGCTAATAATGACAAAAAAAAAGCAAAAAAAGAGTGTTATTACCAAGTCGGTCAATGACAGCAGAGAAAGCGCTGATAGCTTGAAACTGATAAACAACGAGGGAGAAGTCTCCGAGGATGTGATTGAATGCAGAGACAGACTGGTTAATAACACCAAACTCAATTTTGCCAGAGAAAAACATTGGGGCAACAAGAGCAGCAGGGAGAATCTGAATGAGGTAGCGGTACCCATCCGTGAAGAACTCTAGGTTCCTAGATGCTATAAGCAATTCCTGCAGCACGCGAAACGAATGAACAAACCAAGCTATAGGGATAAGAGAATCAAGGGGTGGGTAAAGGTTACAGTTAAATTATCAAAAGCGCTTCTGAAACGGTCGAGTAGAAGCAGCATCTCATTCTGCTCGCCTCCGTAGAAAGCAATGGATTCAGCATTTTCCCTGACGCGGACAAGGTTGTAGCGAAAGTCAGCCTCTTTCTTCTCTTGCATAAAGTTGAGATTCACTAGTCCCTGAGCTCGAGAGAAGGAAAATGGAATTAGTTTAATAGTGCAGCAAGCAAGCAAGCAATATGATGAAAGAAGTAAAGTATACCTTGCCGAGAAAGACACTAATGGCAGTTCCGCCAAGGGAGTAGAGCAAGAGAAGGAGAAAGAGGGGAGGGTAAATTGTGAAGAGGATGTTGCTGAAGGAGATGAGGTCGATGGTGGCGCTGAAGAGAGTGAGGGAGAAAGACAGGGCTGTAGAAGTGAAGGAGCTCAGGTCGTCAACAATGCGCTGATCAGGATTGTCGATCATGGATTGGGACTGAATCTTGTAGAAGGTTTGGTCTTTCAAATAGCGCTGGAGGTAGTGTTTGGTCATCCAAGACCTCCATCTCAGTGATAGAGTCTCTTTCGCATAATCTCTCAGCACAAAGAACTGCAAAAACATGTATTTTTTTTTTTTTTAATATAAAAAGAAAAAAGAAAAAAAAAAGAAAAAGAAAAAAAGGGGTTCTCACCGGGATGCCGCCGGCGAAGCCACAGAGGTAGTAAAGCAACTGCTTGGTGAACTGCTCTTGGTCCTTGTCTTTGAAACAAAAAAAAGAAAGAAAGAAACGTTAAGGAAGATAGATAGATAAAAAGGAGAGTTTGAAGAAGAAGGAAAAACGTTACTGGAGAGAGCATTGTAGAAATCACGGCCGAGGAAATTGAATCCGACGCTGATTCCGGTGGTGGCCAGAGTTAGAGCGAAGACGGCGCCTAGACGCAGCCTGGCCTGGTCTTTATCCTCCGAAAACCAGTAAGGCGCCGCCACTTTCCAGAATCGCTTCCAAAGAGCCCTCAACTCCGACGCCTTATCCGGATTACGAGGTGGTTGCGGCAGCAAAGAGGATGCAGCGGAGACGCTTCTTCGGAAACGGGAACTTTTGCTCCGATTAGTAGTTGATTCATGGCGAAGAGGAGGAGGAGGAGGAGGGAGATGTAAATGGCGGAGGAGGACGATGTGAGAACGAGGAGTGGGGAAAGGGGGAGCTGTTATCAAAATCATCGGAGGCTTTGCTTCGTTTTATGGGATGGAGAAATGAATTTGTTTTTTAATGGACTTCCCAACATCAGCAGCATTTTACTCAACTTTTTTCAAAGTATGAAAGATTTTAATGGTAAAAATATTTTAAATCTGACGATGATGAATTTTAATGGAATTCTTTCTAGAGTAAATGTCCCGCGTAACTTGATAAGGAAAATTCTCCAGCCATACATAAATCTAATAAGATAAGTGTTGGTTGGTTGGGAAGGAAACGTGGAATGTTTTCCTTTACGTCTATCCCTTTATAAAAAATATAAAAAAAATAATAGGATTTCAAGTGCCTCAACTTCTGCAGTTTCATTCAACGGGTGGATGCTTCACAAAATTATGTGTGTTACAACACACGACATTTCCAGTTGCTTCATGTACTCGACTCTCTCCTCATCACCACCAGGTTTTCATATTCCATATAACTTCTCGACAAAGATCTAATCAAATCAACTTCTCCCGACCAACATCTTATCTTTGTTACATACTGAACCTAGTTTAGCGCTTGACCCAAGTTTTTTTTGTTCTGCTACTTCATGTTCTTGCTAGGTGTGGACTTTCTGCTGAGCTTTCTCGCATCAAAGTGCACAGATAACCCCAAGTGATTCATCACTTGACGCTGTCCTCGTGAGATGGTTGATATCTGGTTGCTGCCATAAAGAGCAACCAAAGCATTTCCAAGCAAATGTAATAAAATCCCAGACTTCATAAGCGAGAGAAGATGTGATGTGACTTGCCTCTTCCGTTAACGGCGAACCCTTGGCTAATTGCATGGGAAGATGAAGATGAGTGAGGGGGGTGGTGGGGGGATTATGACGTTTGTTAAACAGCCATTAATTGTCTAGACCAGAAATGAAATACGAAGTTGGAGCTGAGCTTTTGCAAACTTCGGCTTGGAGTGTCATGCTCTCCTATATGTTGCAGCTCAGCTTTGAACTTAGCTCTTCCATCCGGTTTGTTTGCTAACTTATCGATTCCCTCATTGTGTATGAGACTATATAATATATATATATATATATATAGACCCTTCTATTGTACTTAAACCATGCGTAACCCATTGTGATTGTAGCAAAGCAAAACCTCTACAGAAACTAAACCTTAACAGAGTGAAGGATTCTAAGAGATGTACAGATTACGACTGTTATATAAGCAAAATGCGCCAAACAACTAAACCAGACAAAAATGCAAAATGCGCCAAACAACTAAACCAGACAAAACACTCGGAATGTCGCAGGAACCCATAAAACCAAAAAGCAATCACACACCTGAAACAAGGAAAACCACAAATTCACACAAAGAAAAAAAAGAATGATTTACCTTG
This sequence is a window from Brassica oleracea var. oleracea cultivar TO1000 chromosome C1, BOL, whole genome shotgun sequence. Protein-coding genes within it:
- the LOC106308950 gene encoding ABC transporter D family member 2, chloroplastic, whose protein sequence is MILITAPPFPTPRSHIVLLRHLHLPPPPPPLRHESTTNRSKSSRFRRSVSAASSLLPQPPRNPDKASELRALWKRFWKVAAPYWFSEDKDQARLRLGAVFALTLATTGISVGFNFLGRDFYNALSNKDQEQFTKQLLYYLCGFAGGIPFFVLRDYAKETLSLRWRSWMTKHYLQRYLKDQTFYKIQSQSMIDNPDQRIVDDLSSFTSTALSFSLTLFSATIDLISFSNILFTIYPPLFLLLLLYSLGGTAISVFLGKGLVNLNFMQEKKEADFRYNLVRVRENAESIAFYGGEQNEMLLLLDRFRSAFDNLTELLIASRNLEFFTDGYRYLIQILPAALVAPMFFSGKIEFGVINQSVSAFNHILGDFSLVVYQFQAISAFSAVIDRLGEFDELLDNNITSHTMDEIELTYQSAGRSSLLVDSNGSSLQSRPENQKLLEIQELTLQTPTNGTTLVHNLTAHIYDKDHLLIMGPSGSGKTSLLRAMAGLWRSGKGRITFYLNPQTLENSVNTSPGDVLFLPQRPYMVLGTLRQQLLYPAWTTTTTMDGGSERDDGMDELKKPTTDDLMRTLKNVRLGHIVDRFGGLDSFHEWSSVLSLGEQQRLAFARLLLCQPKLALLDESTSALDEANEAHLYQQIQSAGITYISIGHRQTLTKFHNKILHFSTADPKSIERNWRIEDVNAKEDSLLNQ